The following are encoded together in the Lactuca sativa cultivar Salinas chromosome 1, Lsat_Salinas_v11, whole genome shotgun sequence genome:
- the LOC111920148 gene encoding nucleolar protein 56 encodes MALYLLYESASGYGLFLAHGIDEIGQNTEAVRNSVVDLNRFGKVVRIAAFNPFESALDALNQCNAVSEGQMTEELRNFLELSLPKVKEGKKPKFSLGVADPKIGSHIHEETKIPCQSNEFVLELIRGIRLHFDRFIENLKPGDLEKAQLGLGHSYSRAKVKFNVNRVDNMVIQAIFLLDTLDKDVNSFSMRVREWYSWHFPELVKIVNDNYLYAKLAKFIEDKSELSEDKLSGLVDILGDEDKAKEVVEAAKASMGQDLSPVDLINVKMFAQRVMELAEYRKKLYDYLVAKMGDIAPNLAALIGEVVGARLISHAGSLTNLAKCPSSTLQILGAEKALFRALKTKGNTPKYGLIFHSSFIGRASAKNKGRMARYLANKCSIASRIDCFSEKSSTSFGDKLREQVEERLDFYDKGVAPRKNIDVMKAAMENDSNQDTEMEVENASSKKSKKKKSKDNEASDDGDKENTAANGESKSEKKKKKRSLEERLESNENGKENGEETGKKKKKKKSKVVEAVDAPAVSEGKKKKKKSSVE; translated from the exons ATGGCATTGTATCTTCTCTACGAATCTGCGTCTGGATACGGACTGTTTTTGGCCCACGGTATTGATGAAATTGGGCAAAACACAGAGGCTGTTCGTAACTCAGTAGTCGATCTTAATCGATTTGGAAAGGTCGTAAGGATTGCCGCTTTTAATCCTTTTGAATCAGCCCTTGATGCTCTCAACCAGTGCAATGCCGTCTCTGAAG GCCAAATGACAGAAGAACTGAGAAACTTCTTGGAGCTCAGCCTTCCTAAAGTCAAAGAAGGTAAGAAACCAAAGTTCAGCTTAGGAGTAGCCGACCCAAAAATCGGGTCTCACATACATGAAGAAACCAAGATCCCCTGCCAAAGCAACGAGTTTGTTCTCGAGCTCATTAGAGGCATCCGTTTGCATTTTGATAGATTCATCGAGAATCTCAAG CCTGGTGACTTGGAGAAAGCACAACTTGGTCTGGGCCATAGTTACAGCAGGGCAAAAGTCAAGTTCAATGTTAACCGTGTTGACAATATGGTTATTCAAGCAATTTTCCTTCTAGACACTCTTGATAAAGATGTCAATTCGTTTTCCATGAGAGTCAG AGAATGGTACTCATGGCATTTTCCTGAGCTAGTCAAGATAGTGAATGACAACTATCTGTATGctaaacttgcaaaatttatAGAGGACAAATCAGAGTTATCAGAAGATAAATTATCAGGTCTAGTAGATATACTCGGTGATGAAGATAAAGCAAAGGAAGTGGTTGAAGCTGCCAAAGCATCAATGG GTCAGGATTTGTCACCGGTTGACTTGATCAATGTGAAGATGTTTGCTCAGAGGGTAATGGAGCTTGCTGAGTATAGAAAGAAGCTATATGATTACCTTGTTGCTAAAATGGGTGATATAGCACCTAATTTGGCTGCATTAATTGGTGAAGTTGTTGGAGCTCGTTTGATATCTCATGCTGGTAGCCTCACAAATCTCGCCAAGTGTCCTTCATCTACCCTTCAAATCCTTGGTGCCGAAAAAGCCCTTTTCAg GGCTTTGAAAACTAAAGGGAACACTCCAAAATACGGGCTTATTTTTCATTCATCTTTTATTGGGCGTGCATCTGCTAAAAACAAGGGTCGAATGGCTCGATATCTAGCAAACAAGTGTTCTATTGCTTCTCGAATCGATTGTTTTTCAG AGAAAAGTAGTACGTCATTTGGTGATAAACTTCGTGAACAAGTTGAGGAGCGGCTTGATTTTTATGATAAGGGTGTTGCTCCTCGTAAAAATATCGATGTCATGAAAGCTGCTATGGAAAATGATTCAAATCAAG ATACAGAAATGgaggtggaaaatgcttcatcaaagaaaagcaagaaaaagaAATCTAAAGATAATGAGGCTAGTGATGATGGTGATAAAGAAAATACGGCTGCAAATGGAGAATCtaaatctgaaaagaagaaaaagaagcgaTCACTTGAAGAAAGATTAGAGTCCAATGAGAATGGCAAAGAAAACGGTGAAGAAACtggaaagaagaaaaagaaaaagaagagcaAAGTCGTTGAGGCGGTTGATGCTCCTGCTGTTAGTgaaggcaagaagaagaagaagaaatcatCTGTAGAGTGA
- the LOC111920150 gene encoding mitochondrial pyruvate carrier 1, whose product MAAFRAFLNSPVGPKTTHFWGPVANWGFVAAGLVDMQKPPEMISGNMTAAMCVYSALFMRFAWMVQPRNYLLLACHASNESVQLYQFSRWAKSQGYLQKKEDEASST is encoded by the exons ATGGCTGCATTTCGAGCATTCTTAAACAGTCCTGTTGGGCCCAAAACTACTCATTTCTGGGGTCCTGTAGCCAACTGGGGTTTTGTTGCTGCG GGGTTGGTGGACATGCAGAAACCTCCAGAGATGATATCTGGCAACATGACTGCAG CGATGTGTGTGTACTCTGCATTATTTATGAGGTTTGCATGGATGGTGCAGCCTCGTAACTATCTACTTCTAGCATGTCATGCCTCAAATGAATCGGTTCAATTGTATCAATTTTCACGTTGGGCAAAGAGTCAAGG GTATTTGCAAAAGAAGGAAGACGAGGCTTCATCAACTTGA
- the LOC111920145 gene encoding uncharacterized protein LOC111920145, whose translation MEEIVLGRNADNPKVVSVREYYAYKLQIRHDDTTYLLYFGRLLQQHIVDSYVKLETQRLDFFRIQQEEIRQEFLQGVVDAMAKGETEGSAIGRRIVLPSNFIGGPRNMRQKYVDAMALVQKFGKPDIFLTMTCNPNWPEIIENLKPYEEGQNRADLIVRVFHAKVEQLKHELFKNNIFGEICAHTYVIKFQKRGLPHAHFFLILESNCQMHTPEDFDKIVSAEIPSQSANPHLFRMVVQHMIHGPCGSLNPFNVCMKKKGSCKNLYPKDFSSQTIQTDDAYPIYRRRNDGSEVKVRGAILNNKWVVPYNAYLLCKFNYHINIEICSSIKAVKYIYISIFVKVLTR comes from the exons ATGGAAGAAATTG TGCTTGGAAGAAACGCAGATAACCCCAAGGTTGTATCTGTTAGAGAGTATTACGCTTATAAGCTTCAGATAAGGCATGATGACACAACTTATTTACTCTATTTTGGTAGATTACTACAGCAGCATATAGTTGACAGCTATGTTAAATTAGAAACACAAAGACTAGATTTTTTTAGAATACAACAGGAAGAAATAAGACAAGAATTCTTGCAAGGAGTTGTGGATGCAATGGCAAAAGGGGAAACAGAGGGTTCTGCTATTGGTAGAAGAATAGTATTACCTTCGAATTTTATTGGCGGCCCTAGAAACATGAGACAAAAATATGTAGATGCAATGGCCTTGGTTCAAAAGTTCGGTAAGCCTGATATTTTTTTAACTATGACGTGCAATCCTAATTGGCCTGAAATAATAGAAAATCTTAAACCATATGAAGAAGGCCAAAATAGAGCTGATTTGATTGTTAGAGTTTTTCATGCTAAAGTAGAACAACTTAAACATGAACTTTTCAAGAATAACATTTTCGGAGAAATTTGTGCTCACACTTACGttataaaattccaaaaaagAGGACTTCCACATGCACATTTTTTTCTTATATTAGAAAGCAACTGTCAAATGCATACACCTGAAGACTTTGACAAAATTGTTTCTGCTGAAATACCATCACAAAGTGCAAATCCTCATTTGTTTAGGATGGTTGTGCAACATATGATTCATGGTCCATGTGGCTCTTTAAATCCTTTTAACGTATGTATGAAAAAGAAGggttcttgtaaaaatctttacCCAAAAGACTTTTCTTCTCAGACTATTCAGACAGACGATGCATATCCTATATATCGTAGACGTAACGATGGGTCTGAAGTGAAAGTCAGAGGTGCTATTCTTAATAATAAATGGGTCGTTCCGTATAATGCCTATTTGCTTTGTAAATTTAACTATCACATTAATATAGAAATTTGTTCATCAATAAAGGCtgtgaagtatatatatataagtatatttgTAAAGGTTCTGACAAGATAA
- the LOC111920149 gene encoding probable aspartyl aminopeptidase, translating into MAKAESSVVSDLIDFLNASPTAFHAVDEAKRRVKVAGYEQIFEKGDWNLQPGKKYFFTRNYSTIVAFAIGKKYIAGNGFHIVGAHTDSPCLKLKPVSKVSKGGYLEVGVQTYGGGLWHTWFDRDLTIAGRMIIKEGKGDSASYSHKLVRIEEPIMRIPTLAIHLDRGVNDGFKVNAQSHLAPVLATAAKAELNKTAAENGPDGKPNESLNSSSIQKHHSLLLQILADKAGCKPDEICDFELQACDTQPSIVAGAMKEFVFSGRLDNLCMSFCSLKALIDATVSEKSIEDESGVRMVALFDHEEVGSSSAQGAGSPVMFDALSRITTFFSSDSQLLEKAIQKSFLVSADMAHALHPNYMDKHEENHQPKLHGGLVIKHNANQRYATNAVTAFIFREIAANKNLPVQDFVVRNDMPCGSTIGPILASGTGIRTVDIGAPQLSMHSIREMCAVDDVNHSYHHLKAFFEDFTALDAKIAVDI; encoded by the exons ATGGCAAAGGCAGAAAGCTCAGTCGTCTCCGATCTCATCGACTTCTTAAACGCTTCTCCGACAGCCTTCCACGCCGTCG ACGAAGCGAAGAGGCGAGTGAAAGTTGCGGGATATGAGCAAATTTTTGAAAAAGGGGATTGGAATTTACAACCTGGAAAGAAGTATTTCTTCACAAGAAATTACTCCACTATTGTTGCGTTTGCCATTGGAAAGAA ATACATTGCTGGAAATGGGTTCCACATAGTTGGTGCTCATACTGATAGTCCTTGTCTTAAATTGAAGCCTGTTTCAAAG GTATCAAAAGGTGGTTATTTGGAAGTTGGCGTTCAGACATATGGAGGCGGCTTATGGCATACATGGTTTGATCGTGACTTAACTATTGCTGGAAGAATGATTATCAAAGAAGGAAAAGGCGATTCTGCATCTTACTCACACAAACTTGTTAGAATTGAAGAGCCTATAATGCGAATTCCAACACTAGCAATTCACTTGGATCGAGGCGTCAATGATGGATTTAAAGTGAATGCACAATCTCATCTTGCTCCTGTGTTAGCAACTGCAGCTAAG GCTGAACTCAATAAAACAGCTGCTGAAAATGGCCCTGATGGGAAGCCTAATGAAAGTCTAAACAGTTCCAGTATCCAGAAGCATCATTCTCTTCTTCTGcag ATTCTTGCAGATAAGGCAGGGTGTAAACCAGATGAGATTTGTGATTTTGAGTTGCAAGCATGTGACACTCAACCAAGTATAGTTGCTGGTGCAATGAAGGAGTTTGTATTCTCTGGAAGGCTTGACAATCTCTGTATGTCTTTCTGCTCTTTGAAG GCGTTAATAGATGCCACAGTGTCAGAGAAAAGCATTGAAGATGAATCTGGTGTAAGAATGGTGGCATTATTTGATCATGAAGAGGTTGGATCCAGCTCAGCACAAGGAGCTGGATCTCCAGTCATGTTTGATGCTCTATCCCGCATTACAACCTTCTTTTCCTCAGATTCACAG TTGCTAGAAAAGGCGATTCAGAAAAGTTTCCTGGTTTCTGCAGACATGGCGCATGCCTTGCATCCAAATTATATG GACAAGCATGAAGAGAATCATCAACCTAAGTTGCATGGAGGGCTTGTGATTAAACACAATGCAAACCAACGATATGCAACTAATGCTGTTACTGCATTTATATTCCGGGAAATAGCAGCCAACAAAAACCTTCCTGTTCAG GATTTTGTTGTTAGAAATGACATGCCATGCGGGTCAACCATTGGACCCATTTTAGCAAGTGGGACGGGGATTCGTACAGTTGACATTGGGGCCCCACAATTGTCGATGCACAGCATTAGAGAGATGTGTGCAGTTGATGACGTCAACCATTCTTATCACCATTTGAAGGCTTTCTTTGAAGACTTCACTGCTCTTGATGCCAAGATTGCTGTTGACATTTAG